The following are encoded together in the Humulus lupulus chromosome 5, drHumLupu1.1, whole genome shotgun sequence genome:
- the LOC133779926 gene encoding uncharacterized protein LOC133779926, with amino-acid sequence MEQYFRAARIPDSKRVSITNMYLQGDAKLWCSTRMEDDANAGQPTIKTWEVLKKELKDQFLPCNTTWVARESLKKLKHMGTVRDYVKEFSSLLLNIKNMSEEDKLFNFLSGLQPWAQLELRMQEFKGLLYVKAFFNGKEVKAMVDSGATNNFVAHREVERLDLEIFQSTTKLKAMNSKVKSIQGAATIKLKAGTWESECNLMVVPLDDFDLILGIEFLSAAKAMLAPHLRGMMICDEGSPCFFEEISVNQSKVKGVELQLAKQFKYGMKRGNEAYVTALIEIKPDQAVEVPDYLAEVLGEFAHMMPPEFPKELPPRRAIDHKIELEPEPRPSAKAPYRMGPAKLANLPRQLDELLDAGLIQPSKAPYGAPVLF; translated from the exons ATGGAGCAATATTTCAGGGCTGCAAGGATCCCTGATTCTAAAAGGGTGTCAATAACCAACATGTATCTTCAGGGTGATGCCAAGTTATGGTGTAGTACCAGGATGGAAGATGATGCTAATGCGGGCCAACCCACGATAAAGACCTGGGAAGTCTTGAAAAAGGAACTGAAGGATCAGTTCCTTCCCTGCAACACTACATGGGTTGCCAGGGAATCTCTCAAGAAGCTTAAGCACATGGGGACAGTACGAGATTATGTCAAGGAATTTAGTTCCTTGTTACTGAATATCAAGAACATGTCCGAGGAGGACAAGTTGTTTAATTTTCTATCAGGATTACAACCTTGGGCACAGCTTGAATTGAGGATGCAGGAG TTCAAAGGGTTACTTTACGTCAAGGCATTTTTTAATGGAAAGGAAGTGAAGGCCATGGTGGATTCTGGTGCTACGAATAACTTTGTGGCACATCGGGAGGTGGAGAGATTGGATCTTGAGATTTTTCAAAGTACAACCAAGTTGAAGGCTATGAATTCAAAGGTAAAGTCGATACAGGGAGCAGCTACCATCAAACTAAAGGCTGGCACATGGGAGTCAGAGTGCAACCTTATGGTGGTGCCTCTTGATGATTTTGATTTGATTCTTGGAATAGAGTTTCTAAGTGCGGCAAAGGCCATGCTGGCACCACATCTCAGAGGCATGATGATATGTGATGAGGGAAGTCCATGTTTTTTTGAAGAAATTTCTGTAAACCAAAGTAAAGTGAAGGGCGTCGAACTGCAGTTGGCTAAGCAGTTCAAATATGGAATGAAGAGGGGAAACGAAGCTTATGTCACGGCATTGATCGAGATCAAACCTGACCAGGCTGTAGAAGTACCTGATTATTTGGCAGAGGTGTTAGGGGAGTTTGCTCACATGATGCCACCAGAGTTTCCCAAAGAGTTGCCGCCTAGGAGGGCGATTGACCACAAGATTGAGTTAGAACCAGAGCCTAGGCCATCGGCCAAGGCCCCTTACAGGATGGGTCCTGCAAAATTGGCTAACTTACCGAGGCAGTTAGACGAGTTGCTTGATGCTGGGTTAATACAACCATCTAAGGCTCCTTATGGTGCCCCAGTTCTGTTTTAG